A portion of the Punica granatum isolate Tunisia-2019 chromosome 7, ASM765513v2, whole genome shotgun sequence genome contains these proteins:
- the LOC116215691 gene encoding probable leucine-rich repeat receptor-like serine/threonine-protein kinase At3g14840 isoform X4: MFRCRLHLIPLPFLLFLTVTATAIEAAQRQLPGDEVQALKDIAAALKKTSWNFSINPCSEMPPWNVSDSEDAVHCNCTFSNYTICHVTSISLKMQSLPGTLPPDFVRLPYLQNLVVEFNQLSGNLPQELGNLSQLDRLLLTSNNFTGELPSTFANLTALKQVLLGDNQFSGKIPEFIQNWKNLKELVLQASGFRGPIPSSLGALGNLTDLRITDLDGTESHFPYLASGVGMETLILRNCNLIGELPGFLSEWTGLETLDVSFNKFSGEIPTNYSSLKDAKYIYLSSNMLTGQVPDWIMNEAKRSRDLSDNNFTTESVPCTDREVNLFASSSEKNNSKMLSCLGAACPERSSDNLHINCGGIEVTVNSTTYNEDTNQRGPSTLFRKSPYNWAYSSTGHFLDYRVNENRYIVNDENRQLPQLYMTARISPISLTYYGFCLTRGKYKVTLHFAEIIFTGNKSYSSLGRRYFDVYIQGKRVLQDFNMEDEAGGVGKPIIKSFDANVTDGTLEIRFHWAGRGTTAIPYKGVYGPLVSAISAVNIDSKEPRSSEIPVGAVIGIVAGILVGIFLIVCILWRKGCLGQKFALGRDTKGLELQTSSFTLQEMIAATNNFSDANKIGEGGFGPVYKGILSDGRAVAVKQLSHKSRQGNREFLNEIGMISVLQHPNLVKLYGCCVEGDQLLLVYEYLENNSLAQALFEKSVLNLNWQLRHMICVGIARGLAFIHEESSMKIVHRDIKASNVLLDKSLNPKISDFGLAKLSEDDTHISTRIAGTYGYMAPEYAMHGYLTDKADVYSFGIVALEIISGRSNTSHKQKGEPLYLVDWAHVLKEKGMQMDLIDPRLGSDFKKDEVMVMINVALLCTSISPAARPPMSSVVRMLERDEEVPAPIPRSTVINDAEKIEAMRRHFNGCMEEQEDKLSERNIESFASEAPPAASSISRSDLYPIIWNSDYWRSRSPS, from the exons ATGTTCCGGTGTCGACTTCATTTGATTCCTCTGCCCTTTCTCCTTTTCCTCACAGTCACAGCCACTGCCATCGAAGCTGCTCAGCGTCAGCTCCCTGGCGATGAAG TGCAAGCATTGAAGGATATAGCTGCTGCATTGAAGAAAACGAGCTGGAACTTCAGCATAAACCCGTGCAGTGAAATGCCCCCTTGGAACGTGTCAGATTCCGAGGATGCTGTCCACTGCAACTGCACTTTCTCCAATTATACCATCTGCCATGTAACTAGCAT TTCTCTGAAGATGCAGTCGCTTCCGGGAACTCTCCCACCAGATTTTGTCAGGCTACCTTACCTCCAAAACCT TGTTGTGGAGTTCAATCAGCTCTCTGGAAACCTTCCCCAGGAACTTGGAAACTTGTCGCAGTTAGATAGGCT GCTTCTTACCTCAAACAATTTTACCGGAGAGCTGCCTTCCACATTTGCAAACCTAACGGCTTTAAAACAAGT GTTGCTTGGCGATAACCAATTCTCAGGAAAGATACCCGAGTTCATTCAGAACTGGAAAAATCTCAAAGAATT AGTACTTCAAGCAAGTGGCTTTCGGGGGCCAATTCCTTCAAGTCTTGGCGCTCTGGGAAACTTAACTGACTT GAGAATCACGGACCTGGATGGGACTGAGTCGCATTTTCCATATCTTGCAAGTGGTGTTGGCATGGAGACGCT GATTCTAAGGAATTGCAATCTCATTGGAGAGCTACCCGGTTTTCTTTCAGAATGGACAGGCTTGGAAACCTT AGATGTCAGCTTCAATAAATTCAGTGGGGAAATCCCAACCAACTATAGCAGTTTAAAAGATGCAAAGTATAT ATATCTGTCCAGCAATATGCTTACAGGTCAGGTGCCTGATTGGATTATGAATGAAGCGAAACGATCTAG GGATCTTTCAGATAATAACTTTACAACTGAAAGCGTTCCGTGCACGGACCGGGAAGT GAACTTATTTGCAAGCTCATCTGAGAAAAATAACTC AAAAATGCTCTCGTGTTTGGGAGCTGCCTGCCCAGAAAGAA GTTCGGACAATCTCCATATAAACTGCGGTGGAATTGAGGTGACTGTGAATTCCACGACATACAATGAAGACACAAATCAAAGGGGACCCTCAACGTTGTTCCGCAAGAGCCCATATAATTGGGCTTATAGTAGCACAGGCCACTTCTTGGACTACCGCGTGAACGAGAATCGATACATTGTCAATGATGAAAACAGACAGCTACCCCAGCTTTACATGACCGCGAGGATTTCTCCAATCTCTCTTACTTATTATGGTTTCTGTTTGACGAGAGGAAAGTATAAAGTAACACTCCATTTCGCAGAGATCATTTTTACTGGTAACAAAAGCTACAGCAGCCTGGGAAGGCGTTATTTTGATGTCTATATACAG GGTAAGCGGGTGTTGCAGGATTTCAATATGGAAGACGAAGCAGGCGGAGTTGGAAAGCCAATTATAAAAAGTTTTGATGCTAACGTTACTGATGGCACTCTTGAGATACGTTTTCATTGGGCTGGGAGAGGCACTACTGCCATCCCTTATAAAGGAGTTTATGGACCTTTAGTATCGGCTATTTCTGCAGTGAATATCG ATTCTAAAGAGCCACGATCGAGTGAAATACCAGTTGGTGCAGTGATAGGAATTGTGGCTGGAATACTAGTTGGCATTTTCCTGATCGTGTGCATTCTTTGGAGGAAAGGATGTCTTGGACAAAAGTTTGCATTAGGAAGAG ATACAAAGGGTCTAGAATTGCAGACAAGTTCCTTTACCTTACAAGAAATGATTGCGGCCACGAATAATTTCAGTGATGCCAACAAGATCGGGGAAGGCGGTTTTGGTCCTGTATATAAG GGCATTTTATCAGATGGTAGAGCTGTTGCTGTGAAGCAACTATCTCACAAATCAAGGCAAGGAAACCGTGAATTCCTGAACGAGATTGGAATGATCTCTGTtcttcaacaccctaatctcGTAAAGCTTTATGGATGCTGCGTTGAAGGGGATCAACTGCTGTTGGTCTATGAATACTTGGAGAATAACAGCCTAGCTCAAGCTTTGTTTG AAAAATCTGTGTTGAACTTGAATTGGCAATTGAGGCACATGATATGTGTGGGTATCGCAAGAGGCTTGGCATTTATTCATGAAGAATCGAGTATGAAGATCGTGCACAGAGACATCAAAGCAAGCAACGTACTACTCGACAAGAGTCTCAACCCGAAAATTTCAGACTTTGGTTTGGCGAAACTAAGTGAAGACGATACTCATATCAGCACCAGAATTGCAGGAACATA TGGGTATATGGCACCGGAATATGCGATGCATGGCTATTTAACTGACAAGGCAGATGTCTATAGTTTTGGAATTGTCGCCTTGGAAATCATCAGCGGTCGGAGCAACACTAGTCATAAGCAGAAAGGGGAACCCCTTTATCTTGTTGACTGG GCGCATGTTTTAAAAGAGAAGGGGATGCAAATGGATCTGATCGACCCAAGGTTGGGATCAGACTTCAAAAAGGACGAGGTAATGGTGATGATCAATGTGGCTCTGTTGTGCACCAGCATCTCTCCAGCAGCTAGGCCACCTATGTCTTCAGTCGTTAGAATGCTCGAACGTGATGAAGAAGTCCCGGCACCGATCCCCCGTAGTACAGTAATAAACGATGCAGAGAAGATTGAAGCTATGAGGAGGCATTTCAATGGATGCATGGAAGAACAGGAGGATAAGCTGTCAGAGAGGAACATTGAGAGCTTTGCAAGTGAAGCGCCACCGGCTGCTTCTTCCATTTCCAGGAGCGATCTCTACCCAATAATCTGGAATTCTGATTATTGGCGAAGCAGAAGCCCGTCTTAG
- the LOC116215691 gene encoding probable leucine-rich repeat receptor-like serine/threonine-protein kinase At3g14840 isoform X3 encodes MFRCRLHLIPLPFLLFLTVTATAIEAAQRQLPGDEVQALKDIAAALKKTSWNFSINPCSEMPPWNVSDSEDAVHCNCTFSNYTICHVTSISLKMQSLPGTLPPDFVRLPYLQNLSLLGNRLTGPIPKEIGNISTLQSFVVEFNQLSGNLPQELGNLSQLDRLLLTSNNFTGELPSTFANLTALKQVLLGDNQFSGKIPEFIQNWKNLKELVLQASGFRGPIPSSLGALGNLTDLRITDLDGTESHFPYLASGVGMETLILRNCNLIGELPGFLSEWTGLETLDVSFNKFSGEIPTNYSSLKDAKYIYLSSNMLTGQVPDWIMNEAKRSRDLSDNNFTTESVPCTDREVNLFASSSEKNNSKMLSCLGAACPERSSDNLHINCGGIEVTVNSTTYNEDTNQRGPSTLFRKSPYNWAYSSTGHFLDYRVNENRYIVNDENRQLPQLYMTARISPISLTYYGFCLTRGKYKVTLHFAEIIFTGNKSYSSLGRRYFDVYIQGKRVLQDFNMEDEAGGVGKPIIKSFDANVTDGTLEIRFHWAGRGTTAIPYKGVYGPLVSAISAVNIDSKEPRSSEIPVGAVIGIVAGILVGIFLIVCILWRKGCLGQKFALGRDTKGLELQTSSFTLQEMIAATNNFSDANKIGEGGFGPVYKGILSDGRAVAVKQLSHKSRQGNREFLNEIGMISVLQHPNLVKLYGCCVEGDQLLLVYEYLENNSLAQALFEKSVLNLNWQLRHMICVGIARGLAFIHEESSMKIVHRDIKASNVLLDKSLNPKISDFGLAKLSEDDTHISTRIAGTYGYMAPEYAMHGYLTDKADVYSFGIVALEIISGRSNTSHKQKGEPLYLVDWAHVLKEKGMQMDLIDPRLGSDFKKDEVMVMINVALLCTSISPAARPPMSSVVRMLERDEEVPAPIPRSTVINDAEKIEAMRRHFNGCMEEQEDKLSERNIESFASEAPPAASSISRSDLYPIIWNSDYWRSRSPS; translated from the exons ATGTTCCGGTGTCGACTTCATTTGATTCCTCTGCCCTTTCTCCTTTTCCTCACAGTCACAGCCACTGCCATCGAAGCTGCTCAGCGTCAGCTCCCTGGCGATGAAG TGCAAGCATTGAAGGATATAGCTGCTGCATTGAAGAAAACGAGCTGGAACTTCAGCATAAACCCGTGCAGTGAAATGCCCCCTTGGAACGTGTCAGATTCCGAGGATGCTGTCCACTGCAACTGCACTTTCTCCAATTATACCATCTGCCATGTAACTAGCAT TTCTCTGAAGATGCAGTCGCTTCCGGGAACTCTCCCACCAGATTTTGTCAGGCTACCTTACCTCCAAAACCT TTCATTACTTGGAAACCGATTGACCGGTCCGATCCCTAAGGAGATCGGAAACATATCCACTCTCCAGAGCTt TGTTGTGGAGTTCAATCAGCTCTCTGGAAACCTTCCCCAGGAACTTGGAAACTTGTCGCAGTTAGATAGGCT GCTTCTTACCTCAAACAATTTTACCGGAGAGCTGCCTTCCACATTTGCAAACCTAACGGCTTTAAAACAAGT GTTGCTTGGCGATAACCAATTCTCAGGAAAGATACCCGAGTTCATTCAGAACTGGAAAAATCTCAAAGAATT AGTACTTCAAGCAAGTGGCTTTCGGGGGCCAATTCCTTCAAGTCTTGGCGCTCTGGGAAACTTAACTGACTT GAGAATCACGGACCTGGATGGGACTGAGTCGCATTTTCCATATCTTGCAAGTGGTGTTGGCATGGAGACGCT GATTCTAAGGAATTGCAATCTCATTGGAGAGCTACCCGGTTTTCTTTCAGAATGGACAGGCTTGGAAACCTT AGATGTCAGCTTCAATAAATTCAGTGGGGAAATCCCAACCAACTATAGCAGTTTAAAAGATGCAAAGTATAT ATATCTGTCCAGCAATATGCTTACAGGTCAGGTGCCTGATTGGATTATGAATGAAGCGAAACGATCTAG GGATCTTTCAGATAATAACTTTACAACTGAAAGCGTTCCGTGCACGGACCGGGAAGT GAACTTATTTGCAAGCTCATCTGAGAAAAATAACTC AAAAATGCTCTCGTGTTTGGGAGCTGCCTGCCCAGAAAGAA GTTCGGACAATCTCCATATAAACTGCGGTGGAATTGAGGTGACTGTGAATTCCACGACATACAATGAAGACACAAATCAAAGGGGACCCTCAACGTTGTTCCGCAAGAGCCCATATAATTGGGCTTATAGTAGCACAGGCCACTTCTTGGACTACCGCGTGAACGAGAATCGATACATTGTCAATGATGAAAACAGACAGCTACCCCAGCTTTACATGACCGCGAGGATTTCTCCAATCTCTCTTACTTATTATGGTTTCTGTTTGACGAGAGGAAAGTATAAAGTAACACTCCATTTCGCAGAGATCATTTTTACTGGTAACAAAAGCTACAGCAGCCTGGGAAGGCGTTATTTTGATGTCTATATACAG GGTAAGCGGGTGTTGCAGGATTTCAATATGGAAGACGAAGCAGGCGGAGTTGGAAAGCCAATTATAAAAAGTTTTGATGCTAACGTTACTGATGGCACTCTTGAGATACGTTTTCATTGGGCTGGGAGAGGCACTACTGCCATCCCTTATAAAGGAGTTTATGGACCTTTAGTATCGGCTATTTCTGCAGTGAATATCG ATTCTAAAGAGCCACGATCGAGTGAAATACCAGTTGGTGCAGTGATAGGAATTGTGGCTGGAATACTAGTTGGCATTTTCCTGATCGTGTGCATTCTTTGGAGGAAAGGATGTCTTGGACAAAAGTTTGCATTAGGAAGAG ATACAAAGGGTCTAGAATTGCAGACAAGTTCCTTTACCTTACAAGAAATGATTGCGGCCACGAATAATTTCAGTGATGCCAACAAGATCGGGGAAGGCGGTTTTGGTCCTGTATATAAG GGCATTTTATCAGATGGTAGAGCTGTTGCTGTGAAGCAACTATCTCACAAATCAAGGCAAGGAAACCGTGAATTCCTGAACGAGATTGGAATGATCTCTGTtcttcaacaccctaatctcGTAAAGCTTTATGGATGCTGCGTTGAAGGGGATCAACTGCTGTTGGTCTATGAATACTTGGAGAATAACAGCCTAGCTCAAGCTTTGTTTG AAAAATCTGTGTTGAACTTGAATTGGCAATTGAGGCACATGATATGTGTGGGTATCGCAAGAGGCTTGGCATTTATTCATGAAGAATCGAGTATGAAGATCGTGCACAGAGACATCAAAGCAAGCAACGTACTACTCGACAAGAGTCTCAACCCGAAAATTTCAGACTTTGGTTTGGCGAAACTAAGTGAAGACGATACTCATATCAGCACCAGAATTGCAGGAACATA TGGGTATATGGCACCGGAATATGCGATGCATGGCTATTTAACTGACAAGGCAGATGTCTATAGTTTTGGAATTGTCGCCTTGGAAATCATCAGCGGTCGGAGCAACACTAGTCATAAGCAGAAAGGGGAACCCCTTTATCTTGTTGACTGG GCGCATGTTTTAAAAGAGAAGGGGATGCAAATGGATCTGATCGACCCAAGGTTGGGATCAGACTTCAAAAAGGACGAGGTAATGGTGATGATCAATGTGGCTCTGTTGTGCACCAGCATCTCTCCAGCAGCTAGGCCACCTATGTCTTCAGTCGTTAGAATGCTCGAACGTGATGAAGAAGTCCCGGCACCGATCCCCCGTAGTACAGTAATAAACGATGCAGAGAAGATTGAAGCTATGAGGAGGCATTTCAATGGATGCATGGAAGAACAGGAGGATAAGCTGTCAGAGAGGAACATTGAGAGCTTTGCAAGTGAAGCGCCACCGGCTGCTTCTTCCATTTCCAGGAGCGATCTCTACCCAATAATCTGGAATTCTGATTATTGGCGAAGCAGAAGCCCGTCTTAG
- the LOC116215691 gene encoding probable leucine-rich repeat receptor-like serine/threonine-protein kinase At3g14840 isoform X1, with translation MFRCRLHLIPLPFLLFLTVTATAIEAAQRQLPGDEVQALKDIAAALKKTSWNFSINPCSEMPPWNVSDSEDAVHCNCTFSNYTICHVTSISLKMQSLPGTLPPDFVRLPYLQNLDLTRNYLSGSIPPEWGALPNLLNISLLGNRLTGPIPKEIGNISTLQSFVVEFNQLSGNLPQELGNLSQLDRLLLTSNNFTGELPSTFANLTALKQVLLGDNQFSGKIPEFIQNWKNLKELVLQASGFRGPIPSSLGALGNLTDLRITDLDGTESHFPYLASGVGMETLILRNCNLIGELPGFLSEWTGLETLDVSFNKFSGEIPTNYSSLKDAKYIYLSSNMLTGQVPDWIMNEAKRSRDLSDNNFTTESVPCTDREVNLFASSSEKNNSKMLSCLGAACPERSSDNLHINCGGIEVTVNSTTYNEDTNQRGPSTLFRKSPYNWAYSSTGHFLDYRVNENRYIVNDENRQLPQLYMTARISPISLTYYGFCLTRGKYKVTLHFAEIIFTGNKSYSSLGRRYFDVYIQGKRVLQDFNMEDEAGGVGKPIIKSFDANVTDGTLEIRFHWAGRGTTAIPYKGVYGPLVSAISAVNIDSKEPRSSEIPVGAVIGIVAGILVGIFLIVCILWRKGCLGQKFALGRDTKGLELQTSSFTLQEMIAATNNFSDANKIGEGGFGPVYKGILSDGRAVAVKQLSHKSRQGNREFLNEIGMISVLQHPNLVKLYGCCVEGDQLLLVYEYLENNSLAQALFEKSVLNLNWQLRHMICVGIARGLAFIHEESSMKIVHRDIKASNVLLDKSLNPKISDFGLAKLSEDDTHISTRIAGTYGYMAPEYAMHGYLTDKADVYSFGIVALEIISGRSNTSHKQKGEPLYLVDWAHVLKEKGMQMDLIDPRLGSDFKKDEVMVMINVALLCTSISPAARPPMSSVVRMLERDEEVPAPIPRSTVINDAEKIEAMRRHFNGCMEEQEDKLSERNIESFASEAPPAASSISRSDLYPIIWNSDYWRSRSPS, from the exons ATGTTCCGGTGTCGACTTCATTTGATTCCTCTGCCCTTTCTCCTTTTCCTCACAGTCACAGCCACTGCCATCGAAGCTGCTCAGCGTCAGCTCCCTGGCGATGAAG TGCAAGCATTGAAGGATATAGCTGCTGCATTGAAGAAAACGAGCTGGAACTTCAGCATAAACCCGTGCAGTGAAATGCCCCCTTGGAACGTGTCAGATTCCGAGGATGCTGTCCACTGCAACTGCACTTTCTCCAATTATACCATCTGCCATGTAACTAGCAT TTCTCTGAAGATGCAGTCGCTTCCGGGAACTCTCCCACCAGATTTTGTCAGGCTACCTTACCTCCAAAACCT GGACCTCACTCGGAACTACCTAAGTGGTTCTATCCCTCCCGAATGGGGTGCCTTGCCGAATCTCCTCAATAT TTCATTACTTGGAAACCGATTGACCGGTCCGATCCCTAAGGAGATCGGAAACATATCCACTCTCCAGAGCTt TGTTGTGGAGTTCAATCAGCTCTCTGGAAACCTTCCCCAGGAACTTGGAAACTTGTCGCAGTTAGATAGGCT GCTTCTTACCTCAAACAATTTTACCGGAGAGCTGCCTTCCACATTTGCAAACCTAACGGCTTTAAAACAAGT GTTGCTTGGCGATAACCAATTCTCAGGAAAGATACCCGAGTTCATTCAGAACTGGAAAAATCTCAAAGAATT AGTACTTCAAGCAAGTGGCTTTCGGGGGCCAATTCCTTCAAGTCTTGGCGCTCTGGGAAACTTAACTGACTT GAGAATCACGGACCTGGATGGGACTGAGTCGCATTTTCCATATCTTGCAAGTGGTGTTGGCATGGAGACGCT GATTCTAAGGAATTGCAATCTCATTGGAGAGCTACCCGGTTTTCTTTCAGAATGGACAGGCTTGGAAACCTT AGATGTCAGCTTCAATAAATTCAGTGGGGAAATCCCAACCAACTATAGCAGTTTAAAAGATGCAAAGTATAT ATATCTGTCCAGCAATATGCTTACAGGTCAGGTGCCTGATTGGATTATGAATGAAGCGAAACGATCTAG GGATCTTTCAGATAATAACTTTACAACTGAAAGCGTTCCGTGCACGGACCGGGAAGT GAACTTATTTGCAAGCTCATCTGAGAAAAATAACTC AAAAATGCTCTCGTGTTTGGGAGCTGCCTGCCCAGAAAGAA GTTCGGACAATCTCCATATAAACTGCGGTGGAATTGAGGTGACTGTGAATTCCACGACATACAATGAAGACACAAATCAAAGGGGACCCTCAACGTTGTTCCGCAAGAGCCCATATAATTGGGCTTATAGTAGCACAGGCCACTTCTTGGACTACCGCGTGAACGAGAATCGATACATTGTCAATGATGAAAACAGACAGCTACCCCAGCTTTACATGACCGCGAGGATTTCTCCAATCTCTCTTACTTATTATGGTTTCTGTTTGACGAGAGGAAAGTATAAAGTAACACTCCATTTCGCAGAGATCATTTTTACTGGTAACAAAAGCTACAGCAGCCTGGGAAGGCGTTATTTTGATGTCTATATACAG GGTAAGCGGGTGTTGCAGGATTTCAATATGGAAGACGAAGCAGGCGGAGTTGGAAAGCCAATTATAAAAAGTTTTGATGCTAACGTTACTGATGGCACTCTTGAGATACGTTTTCATTGGGCTGGGAGAGGCACTACTGCCATCCCTTATAAAGGAGTTTATGGACCTTTAGTATCGGCTATTTCTGCAGTGAATATCG ATTCTAAAGAGCCACGATCGAGTGAAATACCAGTTGGTGCAGTGATAGGAATTGTGGCTGGAATACTAGTTGGCATTTTCCTGATCGTGTGCATTCTTTGGAGGAAAGGATGTCTTGGACAAAAGTTTGCATTAGGAAGAG ATACAAAGGGTCTAGAATTGCAGACAAGTTCCTTTACCTTACAAGAAATGATTGCGGCCACGAATAATTTCAGTGATGCCAACAAGATCGGGGAAGGCGGTTTTGGTCCTGTATATAAG GGCATTTTATCAGATGGTAGAGCTGTTGCTGTGAAGCAACTATCTCACAAATCAAGGCAAGGAAACCGTGAATTCCTGAACGAGATTGGAATGATCTCTGTtcttcaacaccctaatctcGTAAAGCTTTATGGATGCTGCGTTGAAGGGGATCAACTGCTGTTGGTCTATGAATACTTGGAGAATAACAGCCTAGCTCAAGCTTTGTTTG AAAAATCTGTGTTGAACTTGAATTGGCAATTGAGGCACATGATATGTGTGGGTATCGCAAGAGGCTTGGCATTTATTCATGAAGAATCGAGTATGAAGATCGTGCACAGAGACATCAAAGCAAGCAACGTACTACTCGACAAGAGTCTCAACCCGAAAATTTCAGACTTTGGTTTGGCGAAACTAAGTGAAGACGATACTCATATCAGCACCAGAATTGCAGGAACATA TGGGTATATGGCACCGGAATATGCGATGCATGGCTATTTAACTGACAAGGCAGATGTCTATAGTTTTGGAATTGTCGCCTTGGAAATCATCAGCGGTCGGAGCAACACTAGTCATAAGCAGAAAGGGGAACCCCTTTATCTTGTTGACTGG GCGCATGTTTTAAAAGAGAAGGGGATGCAAATGGATCTGATCGACCCAAGGTTGGGATCAGACTTCAAAAAGGACGAGGTAATGGTGATGATCAATGTGGCTCTGTTGTGCACCAGCATCTCTCCAGCAGCTAGGCCACCTATGTCTTCAGTCGTTAGAATGCTCGAACGTGATGAAGAAGTCCCGGCACCGATCCCCCGTAGTACAGTAATAAACGATGCAGAGAAGATTGAAGCTATGAGGAGGCATTTCAATGGATGCATGGAAGAACAGGAGGATAAGCTGTCAGAGAGGAACATTGAGAGCTTTGCAAGTGAAGCGCCACCGGCTGCTTCTTCCATTTCCAGGAGCGATCTCTACCCAATAATCTGGAATTCTGATTATTGGCGAAGCAGAAGCCCGTCTTAG